GTCGTTCCGGTTTTCCGTCGAACATGACGACGCCAATCTGTACATCGGCATTGAAGCCAGGGACGACCGCCTGACCTTGGTTCCGGGGCGCGAATCGTGGAAACAGGACGGCCTGCGGGTCTTCATCGACGGGCGGAATATCTTTACCGTGCAAAGCTCGCCCGGTGGCAAGGAATTCGAGGAGTTCTTGCTTGTGGCGTTGAGCCCCGGCGAGGGGCAGACGCTCTACCGGGCCGCGGACCTGCCCGAGGGCGCGCGCGCGGTATGCGTAACCACGCCGGACGGCTACAATATGGAGATAGCGATTCCCGCGGCCTATCTCGATGAGAAAGCGGGCATTCCCTGGCAGACGGCGCGCGTCAATATCTGCATGACCGATGTGGACGGTGACCCGCTTGACCCGCGGACATACCTGTGGTGGCAGCCGGACTGGAACGGCCCGGGCGATAACCCGCAGTCGGGCGTGTTCTGGCATGTGAAGCCCACGGTCACGGCGCCGGGGGAAGAGGGCGAGATCCCGGCCTTGCCCTGATGCAGCCGGGGAAATGCGGCGTCAGCGCGCTTTCATGCTCGACATTTCGCGCTCGATCGATTCGCTGCTGATATATTCGCCGCCTCTTTCGCGCCAGAAGTGGAGTGCGTTGACGGCGTCTTGATCTTCGTTCAGCTTGCGCAAATCGACGATGGTCGGCGTCACGAAAATGAGCAGATGACTGAAGTCGGCTTCTGACTTGCGCGACCGAAACGGCACGCCGAGGATAGGCACGGAACCGATGATCGGGACGCGCCGTTCGCTCTTGCGCACCACGCGCGTGGTAAGTCCGCCGATGACCAGAGTCTGCCCGTTGGGCACGACCACAAGACCGGTCTGTGACCGCTTCGAGAAGACGGGCAGGTCCACGCCGCGCAGATTCTCAATGCGCGCCACCTCGCTGACGTCCAGCTGCTGCAGGTTCAATTCGATGGAGTCGTTAGGCAGAATCGTGGGCACAATCGACAGGTTGACGCCGATGTCTTCAAAGGTGATGCCGAGCTGCATCGCGCCCTTTGCGTCGTACGTCACGCTCTGGTATGGCACCTGGCCGCCAGCCTTGATGATGGCGGCGCCGCCGTTGACCACCAGCACTTCCGGCTTCGATACGAGGTCCACGTCGCGTTTCCGCTCGACGGCGCGGAATGCCGCTTCGACGGTGCCGTAACCAGGACTGATCACGCTCGCAGTCAGGCCGACGCCGCCTCGCGTCTGGATCGCGTTCGCGAGGTTGTTGTCTTCATCGGGGCGCAACGGCGGCGGGAACAACGTCTGGTCCGGGACCGGCAGCGTTACGTCCTCAAAGTCGGAGACCGGGTCGAAGACGTTGGTGGAGACCTGCTGCAGCGAACCGCTCTGTTCTTCGCCGCGCACGAACCGGGTGTAATCAAGGTTCGCGCCGATATCGCGCACGCCGCGTTCGTTCGTCTCGCTGATCAGCACCTGAATCTGGACCTGCCGGATGTCCTGCGGCGCGGGCGTTTGCGCCCATGCGGCCCCGCCCAACAGGACGCATGACAAGAGGAGATGTGGGACCGCGCGCCGCATTATTCTGTACCTCCGCCCAGACTCGACGTGATGTCGTCCTTAGGAATAGGCCCGGTGATCTGCTCGCCCAGGTTCTGGGGAAGTTCCGTGATACCTTCCACGATGCCCGTGATGACGTCCCTTGGAGAGCCGCGCTGGGATTCCGCCTCGATTTCCTCTTCCATGAAGCCGAATTCGCCGCCGACCGTATAGGATGGGCGCCACTCT
This DNA window, taken from Candidatus Hydrogenedentota bacterium, encodes the following:
- a CDS encoding type II and III secretion system protein, whose translation is MRRAVPHLLLSCVLLGGAAWAQTPAPQDIRQVQIQVLISETNERGVRDIGANLDYTRFVRGEEQSGSLQQVSTNVFDPVSDFEDVTLPVPDQTLFPPPLRPDEDNNLANAIQTRGGVGLTASVISPGYGTVEAAFRAVERKRDVDLVSKPEVLVVNGGAAIIKAGGQVPYQSVTYDAKGAMQLGITFEDIGVNLSIVPTILPNDSIELNLQQLDVSEVARIENLRGVDLPVFSKRSQTGLVVVPNGQTLVIGGLTTRVVRKSERRVPIIGSVPILGVPFRSRKSEADFSHLLIFVTPTIVDLRKLNEDQDAVNALHFWRERGGEYISSESIEREMSSMKAR